The following are encoded in a window of Vibrio sp. SCSIO 43136 genomic DNA:
- a CDS encoding TIGR02450 family Trp-rich protein, producing MNKISPKALLNSKWTKVVVEKKEKHFAVTSVSFDEEQRITDCVIQAVISGNEYHIEWRELKDSNTWRLGWQ from the coding sequence ATGAACAAGATCAGCCCAAAGGCTCTACTCAATAGTAAGTGGACCAAAGTCGTGGTCGAGAAAAAGGAAAAGCATTTTGCCGTTACATCGGTCAGCTTTGATGAAGAGCAGCGGATCACCGATTGCGTCATTCAAGCGGTCATTTCTGGAAACGAATATCACATAGAGTGGCGAGAGCTAAAAGACAGCAACACTTGGCGGCTTGGCTGGCAATAG
- a CDS encoding cellulase family glycosylhydrolase has product MLKRTLVISTISLAITACMDSSKETMSGDISPTFRGNGTSAATIRYQDKDVYLNGVNVAWLNFASDFGNGLDVSKTNQLLDQVKASGGNAVRWWTHTNGTMSPVWNASVDAVADASAQAQIIADIKQALDIAAGKDMYIMLNLWSFDMLAITQYGVNNVIGANYALLTDQAMRESYITNFLNPLLDSIAGHPALIGIDLFNEPENMTESWFLDRESLASQYHVTLNDIHTTTAVLSAAIHDYAKDLGQEVLVTTGPKSIGLYNADGFGGTNYYSDAQMINLGGASAPLDYYAPHYYDDMGKQGAWSPFYHYASYWELDKPVVVAEFFADNDAYKPASFNYYNDPIEEAELCVRLKNYQYAGAFSWQWGHDTYRQSTLNCVAAAAGNDQQEPSATLSFEDAAHLVQVNVNSETGSTSAMSQSSDQAQAGSQSLKIDLDEPTGEKKVYVTFATDAVAQVSKLDVWVYYPQSLADAGVNGGKLFAKDGNWNWSEGPWVNITPGQWTLVSWTPSQPMTQLNELGFQLYGDASGSDLNTSFYIDSVTIGD; this is encoded by the coding sequence ATGCTTAAAAGGACGCTAGTCATATCTACCATCAGTCTTGCAATTACCGCTTGTATGGACAGTTCTAAGGAAACCATGAGTGGTGATATCTCTCCCACCTTTCGAGGAAATGGTACCTCAGCCGCAACGATACGATATCAAGACAAAGATGTTTACCTAAATGGGGTAAACGTAGCTTGGCTGAATTTCGCTTCTGACTTCGGTAACGGCTTAGATGTAAGTAAGACCAATCAACTTCTGGATCAAGTCAAAGCCTCTGGTGGTAATGCGGTTCGTTGGTGGACACATACCAATGGCACCATGAGCCCAGTGTGGAACGCCAGCGTAGATGCGGTTGCAGACGCAAGTGCGCAAGCTCAAATCATTGCTGACATCAAACAAGCGCTAGATATCGCAGCAGGCAAAGACATGTATATCATGCTTAATCTCTGGTCATTCGATATGCTGGCGATCACTCAATACGGCGTTAACAATGTGATTGGTGCCAACTACGCACTACTGACTGATCAAGCGATGAGAGAAAGTTACATCACCAATTTCCTCAATCCTCTTTTGGACTCCATCGCAGGACACCCAGCGCTCATTGGTATCGATTTGTTCAATGAACCAGAAAACATGACCGAAAGCTGGTTCCTCGACAGAGAAAGTCTGGCTAGCCAGTATCATGTTACGCTAAATGACATTCACACCACCACTGCGGTCTTAAGCGCAGCCATTCACGATTACGCTAAAGATCTAGGCCAAGAGGTACTGGTTACGACAGGTCCTAAGTCGATTGGTTTATACAATGCTGATGGATTTGGTGGAACCAACTACTACTCGGATGCCCAGATGATCAATCTTGGCGGCGCTAGTGCGCCACTTGATTACTACGCCCCGCACTATTATGACGACATGGGCAAGCAAGGCGCTTGGTCTCCTTTCTACCACTATGCAAGTTACTGGGAGCTAGACAAACCCGTCGTGGTAGCTGAGTTTTTTGCTGACAATGATGCCTACAAACCGGCGAGTTTTAACTACTATAACGACCCTATCGAAGAAGCTGAGCTCTGTGTTCGTCTGAAAAATTACCAATACGCTGGTGCATTTAGCTGGCAGTGGGGACACGATACATATCGCCAATCGACTTTAAACTGCGTCGCCGCTGCCGCTGGTAACGACCAACAGGAGCCAAGTGCCACACTTAGCTTTGAAGATGCTGCCCACTTAGTTCAAGTCAACGTAAACTCTGAAACGGGCTCGACCAGTGCCATGTCTCAGTCAAGCGATCAAGCGCAAGCGGGCAGCCAATCACTTAAAATCGACCTAGATGAGCCAACGGGTGAGAAAAAAGTGTACGTTACTTTTGCCACCGATGCCGTCGCGCAGGTGAGTAAGTTAGATGTTTGGGTGTACTACCCACAATCACTTGCTGATGCAGGAGTGAACGGAGGCAAACTGTTCGCTAAAGATGGCAATTGGAATTGGAGTGAAGGACCTTGGGTTAACATCACACCGGGGCAATGGACACTAGTCTCTTGGACACCATCACAACCAATGACTCAACTCAATGAGCTAGGCTTCCAGCTTTATGGTGATGCGTCGGGTAGTGATTTAAATACCTCGTTTTATATTGATAGCGTTACTATCGGTGATTAA
- a CDS encoding DUF3081 family protein, whose protein sequence is MDNKLTVKDFLQVFDFIRSRGERHDHKFQLGDMQAWHDYDGYTCWLGFKDVTVTLMFHGSLKIDYRKEASFEEFTQQCLALNAHKLVH, encoded by the coding sequence ATGGACAACAAGCTCACGGTAAAAGATTTCCTTCAAGTTTTTGATTTTATTCGCTCAAGAGGGGAGAGACACGATCACAAGTTCCAATTGGGTGACATGCAGGCTTGGCACGATTATGACGGCTACACCTGCTGGTTGGGTTTTAAAGATGTCACCGTGACCTTGATGTTCCATGGTTCCCTGAAAATTGACTACCGCAAGGAAGCCAGCTTTGAAGAATTCACTCAGCAGTGCTTGGCGCTAAATGCCCATAAACTCGTGCACTGA
- a CDS encoding diguanylate cyclase — MIFPNARIEKYYQQCNELLSFSGLSWWIIDLEEDPDTFYCNRTMCDTFDLDNGLLGHSVSKTCPIAGDFNKFIAIKNTTRAQKVFSDFKALKDNTLSEYQNRFPYYDEAKDKILYFTSCAKALDRNEEGKATLLFGIIEPETVSEILYRQALYDSLTGLRNRREFDNQLQFLINLAKRERKVISLIFCDIDHFKQYNDELGHYAGDECLKKIARSLEKTCCRETDIVCRYGGEEFAVIIYGEDKSVSALAESIRIGVSDLAIPHPSPNVDIVTVSAGFTSLVPNDSTSSRILIEKADCGLYQAKTNGRNQTIDCTCTEAEIISNSAEMS; from the coding sequence GTGATATTTCCAAACGCAAGAATTGAAAAATACTATCAGCAATGTAATGAGTTGCTGAGTTTTTCAGGTTTATCATGGTGGATCATCGACTTAGAAGAAGACCCAGACACGTTTTATTGCAACCGCACCATGTGTGACACTTTTGACCTTGATAATGGTCTGCTTGGGCATTCGGTCAGCAAGACCTGCCCCATTGCGGGGGATTTCAACAAATTCATCGCCATAAAAAACACCACTAGAGCACAGAAAGTATTTAGTGACTTTAAAGCGCTCAAAGACAACACCCTCAGCGAGTACCAAAATCGATTCCCGTATTACGATGAAGCAAAGGACAAAATTCTTTACTTCACAAGTTGTGCCAAAGCGCTGGATCGCAATGAAGAAGGCAAGGCAACCCTCCTGTTTGGCATCATTGAACCTGAAACCGTCAGCGAAATACTCTATCGACAAGCGTTATATGACAGCCTCACGGGGCTTAGAAATCGCAGGGAGTTCGATAACCAATTACAGTTTTTAATTAACCTTGCCAAAAGAGAGCGTAAGGTTATCTCACTGATCTTTTGCGATATCGACCATTTCAAACAATACAACGATGAGCTCGGTCATTATGCTGGCGATGAGTGCCTTAAGAAGATCGCCCGCTCATTGGAGAAAACCTGTTGTCGTGAAACCGATATCGTCTGCCGCTACGGCGGGGAAGAGTTTGCAGTCATCATTTATGGGGAGGACAAAAGCGTGTCCGCACTTGCGGAGAGCATTCGTATCGGGGTTTCCGATCTTGCCATTCCCCACCCGTCGCCGAATGTCGATATCGTAACGGTCAGCGCAGGTTTTACATCCTTAGTTCCCAATGACAGTACCTCCTCAAGAATTCTAATTGAGAAAGCGGATTGTGGGCTTTATCAAGCAAAAACCAATGGCAGAAACCAGACCATAGATTGCACCTGTACTGAAGCCGAGATCATTAGTAATAGCGCTGAAATGAGCTAA
- a CDS encoding fructose-specific PTS transporter subunit EIIC, protein MSTLTAQTTNERDIKSTLSTLKGHLLFGTSHMLPFIVAGGVLLALAVMISGKGAVPADGILAGISTIGIKGLVLFPIILGGYIGYSIADKPGLAPAMIASGIMADMGGGFLGCIVAGFIAGGVVYQLKKIPLPANLTALGAYFIYPLGGTLISAGLVLWGIGEPIKLFMGSMNEFLNSMAGASKAVLGAILGGMTAFDMGGPINKVATLFAQTQVDTQPWLMGGVAIAICTPPLGLALATFLFKKKFTQEEQEAGKAAVIMGSIGISEGAIPFAANDPLRVLPAIVAGGIVGNVIGFMANVLCHAPWGGLIVVPVVEGRISYIIGIAAGALTTALIVGLWKPTVDQNQASADSSPAQPEPAAISAGEGEYDVVAVTCCPSGVAHTFMAAKALEKAGAAAGLKIKVETQGQNGIQNRLSAVDIANAKLVILAHDIQVKDVDRFAHSNVFDCTTKQAMKSAVEIVRV, encoded by the coding sequence ATGAGTACCTTAACCGCTCAAACTACGAATGAACGTGATATAAAAAGTACACTGAGCACCCTTAAAGGGCATCTATTATTTGGTACCTCGCACATGCTGCCTTTCATTGTAGCTGGTGGGGTATTATTGGCGTTGGCTGTGATGATTTCCGGTAAAGGCGCAGTGCCAGCCGATGGTATTCTGGCTGGCATCTCAACCATTGGCATCAAGGGTTTGGTGCTGTTTCCGATTATTCTTGGTGGTTACATCGGTTACTCAATTGCCGATAAACCAGGACTTGCGCCAGCAATGATTGCCTCTGGCATCATGGCGGATATGGGCGGTGGCTTCCTAGGCTGTATTGTTGCCGGTTTCATCGCAGGTGGCGTGGTTTATCAGCTTAAAAAAATCCCACTACCAGCAAACTTAACGGCGCTAGGTGCTTACTTCATTTACCCGCTTGGCGGCACATTAATTTCAGCCGGTTTGGTGCTTTGGGGCATCGGTGAACCAATTAAACTTTTCATGGGCTCAATGAATGAGTTCTTAAACTCTATGGCTGGTGCATCGAAAGCAGTATTAGGTGCGATTCTTGGTGGTATGACAGCCTTTGATATGGGCGGTCCAATCAACAAAGTTGCAACTCTATTTGCACAAACTCAGGTCGACACCCAGCCTTGGCTGATGGGTGGTGTGGCTATCGCTATCTGTACACCACCACTAGGCTTAGCACTTGCGACCTTCTTGTTTAAGAAGAAGTTTACTCAAGAGGAGCAAGAAGCAGGTAAAGCGGCAGTGATTATGGGCTCGATCGGTATCTCGGAAGGTGCGATTCCATTTGCTGCGAATGACCCACTACGTGTTCTGCCTGCCATTGTAGCGGGTGGTATTGTCGGTAACGTTATCGGCTTTATGGCGAATGTTTTGTGTCATGCACCGTGGGGCGGTCTGATTGTTGTGCCTGTGGTTGAAGGACGTATTTCCTACATTATTGGTATTGCTGCGGGTGCATTGACTACGGCGCTAATCGTCGGACTATGGAAGCCGACCGTCGACCAAAACCAAGCCAGTGCTGATTCAAGCCCAGCTCAACCAGAACCTGCAGCCATTAGCGCAGGAGAGGGCGAGTATGATGTCGTTGCGGTGACCTGTTGCCCATCTGGCGTAGCGCATACATTCATGGCAGCCAAAGCATTGGAAAAAGCAGGCGCAGCGGCGGGGCTGAAGATTAAAGTGGAAACTCAAGGGCAAAATGGTATTCAGAATCGACTGTCAGCGGTTGATATTGCCAACGCAAAACTTGTAATTTTGGCACACGATATTCAGGTCAAGGATGTCGATAGATTCGCTCATTCAAATGTGTTTGATTGTACGACTAAACAAGCGATGAAAAGTGCTGTTGAAATAGTTAGAGTTTAA
- a CDS encoding type 1 glutamine amidotransferase domain-containing protein — MKKVLIVVTNHATLGETDQSNGTYAPELTHALSELLKAGLDYDIASIKGGEAPLYGTDIAEDSVNSEILASADFQNRINNTIPVSQVNGDHYDAIFYPGGFGLLSDLANNDAFAQIAAKHYEGGGIVAAVCHGPGALLPITLSNGEKLLASKSVTGFTREEEVDFGTINDIPFLLEESLARSAARYTKVQPWQELVLEDDRVITGQNPTSAHGVGKAIVKLLA, encoded by the coding sequence ATGAAGAAAGTACTAATTGTTGTTACCAACCACGCCACTTTGGGTGAAACAGACCAATCGAACGGCACTTACGCACCAGAACTCACTCATGCCCTGAGCGAGTTATTAAAAGCTGGACTAGATTACGACATTGCGTCAATCAAAGGCGGTGAAGCACCTCTTTATGGTACGGACATCGCTGAAGACAGTGTTAACTCAGAAATCCTCGCCAGTGCTGATTTCCAAAACAGAATCAACAACACCATTCCCGTTTCTCAGGTGAATGGTGATCACTACGATGCTATTTTCTACCCGGGTGGATTTGGCCTTCTATCTGACCTTGCAAACAATGATGCCTTTGCCCAAATTGCGGCCAAGCATTACGAAGGTGGCGGTATTGTAGCGGCAGTTTGTCACGGCCCAGGTGCTTTGCTGCCAATCACGCTAAGTAATGGTGAGAAACTGTTGGCCTCTAAGTCCGTCACTGGATTTACTCGTGAAGAAGAAGTCGACTTTGGCACCATCAATGACATTCCATTCCTACTAGAAGAGTCGCTTGCTCGTAGCGCCGCCCGATACACGAAAGTGCAGCCTTGGCAAGAATTGGTACTAGAAGATGACCGAGTGATCACGGGCCAAAACCCAACCAGTGCTCACGGTGTAGGTAAAGCGATCGTAAAACTGCTCGCCTAA
- a CDS encoding CIA30 family protein — MSNVLQPSPFASIASWLTLVILMLCSVSTMASENFMIDFTQREEHDAWRTTNDNVMGGISQGTIAFNGVTSHFVGRLSLENNGGFSSVTRQISALESKVDSVVLEFEGDGRTYQLRLATWKGGNRITYKHEFSTTEGQRIKQSFLLNDFIAVFRGRLVEGAPVLVAADIEQVGLLIADKRSGPFELKLFHLDFAASKETR, encoded by the coding sequence GTGAGTAACGTTTTACAACCCTCTCCTTTCGCATCGATAGCATCTTGGCTAACTCTGGTTATCTTAATGCTTTGCTCCGTCAGTACCATGGCCTCAGAGAATTTTATGATTGATTTTACCCAGCGTGAAGAGCACGACGCTTGGCGCACAACTAACGATAATGTCATGGGTGGTATCTCCCAAGGCACCATCGCTTTTAATGGCGTGACGAGTCACTTTGTTGGCAGATTGTCTTTAGAGAATAATGGTGGGTTTAGCTCTGTGACCCGCCAGATCTCTGCGCTTGAGAGCAAGGTAGATTCTGTGGTTCTGGAGTTTGAAGGTGATGGGCGTACTTATCAACTACGCTTGGCAACTTGGAAAGGTGGGAATCGGATCACCTACAAACATGAGTTTTCAACCACGGAAGGCCAGCGCATCAAGCAATCTTTTTTACTGAACGATTTTATTGCGGTGTTTAGAGGGCGGTTAGTAGAGGGGGCTCCTGTATTGGTGGCTGCTGATATAGAACAAGTTGGCTTGCTGATTGCGGACAAACGTTCTGGACCTTTCGAACTCAAATTATTCCATTTAGATTTTGCAGCTTCCAAGGAGACCCGATGA
- a CDS encoding LysR family transcriptional regulator — protein sequence MDSFEGINEFVAVAESRGFSTAAKQLGCSTSHVSRQVTRLEERIGTALFARTTRMVSLTEAGEIYYQQCKELVIGLQQANELVTSQQTQLSGTLRVSAAGALSENHVAPALMAFAKQHPKLSIDIDFNTKMVNFVEEGFDFAIRYGRLNDSGLVARKLIDRPMAAAASQAYIDQFGQPSHPEQLKQHSCIIANKDVWLFEESGQALNGVKVQGRMRSNNPNVVLAACEQGLGIAYLPKSSFNGALADGRLQPVLEPYWGSGSSSWIVYQNRRFLPMRARLAIDYLLEHFANWQE from the coding sequence ATGGACAGTTTTGAAGGCATTAACGAATTTGTTGCTGTGGCTGAAAGCCGAGGGTTCTCTACTGCGGCGAAACAGTTGGGTTGCAGTACCAGCCATGTCAGCCGACAAGTGACTCGCCTTGAGGAGCGTATAGGCACTGCATTGTTTGCTCGTACGACACGCATGGTCAGTTTGACCGAAGCGGGAGAGATCTATTACCAACAGTGCAAAGAGTTAGTTATTGGTCTGCAACAGGCCAACGAGCTAGTGACTTCACAGCAAACCCAGCTTAGTGGAACACTGCGAGTGAGCGCTGCGGGTGCTCTATCGGAAAACCATGTTGCACCTGCCTTGATGGCGTTTGCAAAGCAACACCCCAAACTGAGTATCGATATCGATTTTAATACCAAGATGGTGAATTTCGTGGAAGAGGGTTTTGACTTCGCCATCCGGTATGGACGACTAAATGATTCCGGTCTTGTGGCTCGAAAGCTGATTGACCGCCCTATGGCTGCAGCCGCAAGCCAAGCGTACATCGACCAGTTTGGTCAGCCCTCCCACCCTGAACAACTTAAACAACACAGTTGTATTATTGCCAACAAAGATGTGTGGCTGTTTGAAGAGAGTGGTCAGGCGTTAAATGGGGTAAAGGTGCAAGGCCGCATGCGTAGTAACAACCCTAATGTGGTATTAGCGGCATGTGAGCAAGGATTGGGTATAGCATATCTACCCAAGAGTTCATTTAACGGTGCGCTAGCCGATGGTCGCTTGCAACCTGTTCTTGAACCATACTGGGGCAGCGGCTCAAGCAGTTGGATCGTCTATCAAAATCGCCGTTTTCTTCCAATGAGAGCCCGGCTCGCTATTGATTATTTACTTGAGCATTTCGCCAACTGGCAGGAGTAG
- a CDS encoding LysR family transcriptional regulator yields the protein MPASLEQLRAFVATVDNKGMAQAARHIGKHVSTVREQLNNLEIDTGLELFIRHPRSLEVTPEGEQLYKSAVAMLKEAALFDANVDSILQGVPDKLTIAIDSSLMEGKLDTIIAHLANAYPHMSLKLVTSDTMQIQSWIISGIVDIGLIFNTLRIHDELTTKKAYSFGVQQVVPTSWELPEQVNSDRLNDKLQISLSFLSDIGMRSADVTSHRFMLCNNAIQTLNLIKAGVGWASLPGFICQKAIEDKQVRLYQSVEDSVSEWTTNIVWQKQKVPNPAMKMFIDEVQRLPKLR from the coding sequence ATGCCAGCCTCGTTAGAACAGCTCAGAGCTTTTGTCGCCACCGTAGACAACAAAGGCATGGCCCAAGCGGCCAGACATATTGGAAAACACGTATCCACAGTGAGAGAGCAGCTCAATAATCTAGAGATAGATACTGGGTTAGAGCTGTTTATTCGTCATCCTCGTTCCCTTGAGGTCACGCCAGAAGGTGAGCAGCTGTATAAGTCTGCGGTTGCGATGCTAAAAGAGGCAGCACTTTTTGATGCCAACGTAGATAGTATTTTGCAAGGCGTACCCGACAAGCTAACCATCGCCATAGACTCTAGTCTTATGGAGGGCAAACTAGACACCATCATCGCCCACCTTGCTAACGCTTACCCTCACATGTCGCTAAAGCTTGTCACCAGCGACACAATGCAAATTCAGAGTTGGATAATCTCAGGCATTGTTGATATTGGCCTGATTTTTAACACCTTACGTATCCATGACGAACTGACGACAAAGAAAGCATACTCCTTTGGCGTGCAGCAAGTGGTTCCTACCTCGTGGGAGTTGCCTGAACAGGTGAACTCGGATCGCCTCAACGACAAGCTACAAATTAGCCTGTCTTTTTTGTCAGATATTGGGATGAGAAGTGCAGACGTGACTAGCCACCGATTCATGCTTTGCAACAACGCCATACAGACATTAAACCTGATAAAAGCTGGGGTTGGCTGGGCATCCCTACCGGGCTTTATCTGCCAAAAAGCCATTGAGGACAAACAGGTGCGCCTTTATCAATCAGTGGAAGACAGTGTTTCCGAGTGGACCACCAACATCGTTTGGCAGAAACAAAAAGTCCCTAACCCAGCGATGAAGATGTTTATTGATGAAGTGCAAAGGCTACCGAAATTGCGTTAA